Proteins from a genomic interval of Bacteroidia bacterium:
- a CDS encoding DMT family transporter: MSAKPSSVNIPSSAEGINWKALGYMVLCTSSFTAMNSILKYMEHLPALELVFFRAITSCLICFAFLWAKGIPVFGKKRAILIARGLFGVTSMATFFLALQEMPFGSTISLRYLSPVFAAIIAVFYLKEKIKPIQWSFFAIAFCGVLLLKGFDLRISSLGLGYIFISALFSGVVYVLIRKIGQSEHPLVIVNYFMFIASLTGLIFAIPIWVWPQGQEWLILSTIGVFGFIGQFFMTKAFQIEKTSKVAPMKYMEAIFALMVGWLWLGETYNYLAFLGIICILAGMLLNVFFKGGKISFR, from the coding sequence ATGTCGGCAAAACCGAGCTCTGTAAATATTCCCTCCTCAGCAGAAGGCATCAATTGGAAAGCCCTGGGCTACATGGTCCTGTGCACCTCCTCTTTCACAGCCATGAATTCAATACTCAAGTACATGGAGCATCTGCCTGCTTTGGAGCTGGTATTTTTCCGAGCCATTACCTCATGCTTGATATGTTTTGCTTTCTTATGGGCCAAAGGAATTCCCGTTTTTGGGAAAAAGAGGGCTATCCTAATCGCCAGAGGCTTATTTGGTGTCACAAGTATGGCTACTTTCTTTCTGGCCTTGCAGGAAATGCCCTTTGGTTCAACCATTTCTCTCCGATATTTATCCCCGGTATTCGCTGCCATTATTGCTGTTTTCTACCTTAAAGAGAAAATAAAGCCTATTCAATGGTCTTTTTTCGCCATAGCCTTTTGTGGTGTCCTTTTATTGAAAGGCTTCGATCTTCGAATCAGCAGTCTGGGATTGGGATATATTTTTATCTCCGCCCTCTTTAGTGGAGTGGTTTATGTCCTGATCCGAAAAATAGGCCAAAGTGAGCATCCGCTGGTGATCGTAAATTATTTCATGTTTATCGCCAGCCTGACAGGTTTGATCTTTGCCATTCCCATCTGGGTTTGGCCTCAGGGACAAGAATGGCTGATTCTTTCAACCATAGGAGTATTTGGCTTTATCGGGCAATTCTTTATGACTAAAGCCTTTCAGATAGAAAAAACCTCCAAAGTTGCTCCGATGAAATACATGGAGGCCATCTTTGCCTTAATGGTTGGCTGGCTATGGCTGGGGGAAACCTATAATTACCTCGCCTTCCTGGGCATCATTTGTATTCTCGCAGGAATGTTATTGAATGTGTTTTTCAAGGGAGGAAAAATCAGCTTCCGTTAG